The genome window TTTACTTTAGTGTAGTGGTAATTGCCGGCACCAAAACCGTTAAAAAGTTTTTCTTTGTTTGGTATGGCAAGGTTTTCAAAGCTCAAGGTAATGTTTTTTTCCGCATTGTTTCTGATGAAAAGGTCAATCAGAAGCTCCATGGCCTTTAGTTTAATTCCATCTTCTGATATTCCCGAATAAAGCACACAGGCATTCCTTTGAGATTTTAAAAACAACACGGAAGCACACAGGTTATTTTCCGGTGAATAGGCTGCATATATTTCTCCCAGTCCGTGAGTGATCACGAAGTCGACAATTCTGCGGAGACTGCTGATGGTCTCTTTTTTAGGTTTCCCGGATGCGATCACCGACTGATCCCGTACGAACTCCATGAATTCTTTTGGCGTGAGCCCCCGGTTAATATGCACCTTATTTTTCCCGGCAAGATCTATTCCATGGCTTACTGCATCGGAATAAGATGCACGGATGATATCATAATTGCTGATCAGGTCGAATTCATAGGTGTTGTTGATTTTCTGCCGGAATAACGAAGGATTGATGGTGTTAAACTTGTTCAGCGTGATGTGGAAAATTTTAAATTTATGGTGCACCTTTTCTATAAAATTATTTGTCAATTTTTCGTCCGTGATTTCCGTGGAGAAAACCCCCAGTTGATTCGCCAGAATGGATGTGTAAACGTATTTGATCCCTGCCCTGTTTCTCACGAGCAAAGGCATCACGGCCTGATAATCTTTTTGAACGATGCCTTCCCAGTTGCTGCAAAGTATGTTAAGATACCATGAAAAGGCATATAGGCTCCCGTTGTGTGCATTGTTGATACAGTTATCCCATTTGATGAAATTGATCTCGTGATTTTTTAAATGTCTTAAGTTTTTCAGGGGATTGTTCTGCTTCATAATATTCCTTCGTCAGCGTAGCTATAATAAGAGTTTTCACCCACAATAACATGATCGAGCACCTGGATATCGAGATAGGCCGAGGCATTTTTGAGTTTGTGTGTGATGTTGGAGTCTGCTTTGCTCGGGCGGATATTGCCTGAGGGATGATTGTGGCACAGGATGATTCCGCTCGCCAGTTTTTCGATGGCCTGCTTCAGTATGATCTTTACATCTGTTACAGTCCCTGTAACGCCTCCCTGGCTGATTTTCTGTTCATCCGTGATCCCGTTGGAACGGTTCAGATAGATCACCCAAAATTCTTCGTGGGGGAGATCCATTAGCCTGGGCTGAAAACGTTCATATATATCCTGGCTTGATTTGATCTGTTTTTTGTTGATAATTTCCGAGAGCTTTCTTCTCTTGCCCAGTTCCAGAGCAGCAGCAATGGCTATGGCCTTGGCTTCTCCAATGCCTTTGTATTTTTGCAGATCATGGATGGATAATCTGCCCAGTTCATTCAGGTTGTTATTGGCATCTTTCAGTATGCGTTTGGTAAGGTCCACTGCTGTTTCCTCCTGGCTTCCTGAGCCGATCAGCAGGGCCAGAATCTCGGCATCACTAAGGGAGATGACACCTTTTTTGATCAGCTTTTCCCTGGGCCGGTCTTCCACAGCCCAGTCCGTAATGTTTAATTTATGCTTGTATTCCATGGATGCGGATAGATAAAGTGTATGGCATAAAATGAATTTAAAATTATGAAATTTCCGGGAAAATTGCACCCCCATCCATCTGTTTTTATTTTTTACGGCGGTATTTCCCTTTCCTCTCCTTTTCTTTCAGGTATTGCTCAATTTGCCAGTCATAGTAATCCATGTTCATCTCTTCCATTTCTTCCTCAAT of Bacteroidales bacterium contains these proteins:
- the radC gene encoding DNA repair protein RadC, whose product is MEYKHKLNITDWAVEDRPREKLIKKGVISLSDAEILALLIGSGSQEETAVDLTKRILKDANNNLNELGRLSIHDLQKYKGIGEAKAIAIAAALELGKRRKLSEIINKKQIKSSQDIYERFQPRLMDLPHEEFWVIYLNRSNGITDEQKISQGGVTGTVTDVKIILKQAIEKLASGIILCHNHPSGNIRPSKADSNITHKLKNASAYLDIQVLDHVIVGENSYYSYADEGIL